Within the Periophthalmus magnuspinnatus isolate fPerMag1 chromosome 7, fPerMag1.2.pri, whole genome shotgun sequence genome, the region atagtagcaaaatatctgctgcctacatttgttttatctatgTGCCGCTGAGGTACTTCTGACTGGCTGTTTTATaagttagattaaaacatttcagtcttttagtcatataaatagaaacacaattggacaaggtgatgagagcagggtCATAATGTCTTCAAATGCaagtcaccaatagctgagcccagTTACATCCACTACCaggggcccagagacacattctgcttTTACCTCTTCCGGTGCCCAGAAAATTTGTCTGGTTAtgactttattttaagtaaaccaagacttttaaactatttttacatttttctttacaaaatatCTGACGAGCCAGCAACATGTCCAGGGAAAGAAAACTTAGCAATTCTTTCTGTGAACACTGTCGGGACACTGATGTCAGCCTCTTGAatgacacttttttcatagcCTTCAAAAGAGTAGGAGAACATTTGCTGTATGTGATCACCTTTCCTCAACTCTTGCATGCCAAAACActattttaatgtcatttatCAATGGTATGTAAGTCGCATGAATGCAACATGAGCTTTCAGACTGCAGTTATATCAGATACATATCAGATTTACAACCACGAACACAGCCTGGGTCGGATTTGAAAAAATCAGAATTGATCTGTTCACACAGAGACAGGTCACatatgggtaaaaaaaaaatcaaatataggcTGCAGTGTGAATATAGGCtgagatctatgtctcactggcagcaggtgaatatggaccgtTTGACTCACTCTGCCATTTAATcgaacagatcagtgtgtggatttctcctgctaaactcagacaagactgaagtcatcatctttggcccacagaaacaaaaagaacaggTCAGCTGTCTCctatcctgtctctctctctttctaaaaccttcaaatcaggccaGAAATGTAGGgctaataatggactcagacttgaatttTAACAGCTacatcaaatcaaaaacatctgcTACTTCTTATCATcttaaaacattgcaaaaatcaaaggtttactaaaccagacttggagaaacttatccatgcatttgtctccagtaggttagactactgtaacggccttcTCACTGGCTTCTCCAAACaagcattaagacagctgcagtacatccagaactctACTGCTCAggttctgactagaaccaggaagtacgagcacatgtgcCCTCTGTTCacatctctgcactggctcccatGACTCAGAGaacaaactttaaagcagctctgcttgtgtccatgtcTCTCTATGGCCTAGCACCACAGTACAtgtccaacatgttagtgccatatgaaccatctcaaaATTTGAGCACTTCAGGAACCAGGCTCCTGcttgtgcccagagtcaggacaaaACATGGGAACcagtatttcagttttatgcagctaaaacctggaacagtcttcctgaagatgtgagacaggcctctactttgacattgtttaggctcaaaacagttctgtttagctgtgcatatgactgaaagatttttattctgcactcttctcttttaatgttttattttatgatacctgatttttttttgttttgtgattttaatgtctttcttattttgtaaagcattttgaattactttgtaaaTTAATTATGCTATATGATaagcttgccttgccttgtgtAAAACTGACACTTAAGATCTTTTAACCATCCTATAACAATGTTCCCACATCAATAGCTtagtcaaagttgtatttagattaattcatgtttgtatttacattgatacatgtttgagtttcaCCTATCCCTCTCTGTTCTAACTTTACTTGTGATCATTCGAAAAGTTACCTCTCCGGGTCATAAATGTAGGGTTGAAAATTGTCACAAAGCCATTATACAACAGTAAAATGTCTAAACAAAAACCTGCTGCTTGCTTCGGTGATATGCCATTATAAATAGGCAGGACCATTCGGTTCTGCAGTTTAGCAGTCAGTGcactattttttattactaaGCTGTTTTAAATCAACATAGTCATtagtcaaaatataaaatgatgttCTACATTATAGTTGAATACTAAATATCCAAGTGTCAGCaacttgcttgtctcaatgTTGTTAGTGCTTTGTCCGCTATGATCCACAGTATTGCACTAAGTGTACTGTTGAAACCAGAAGGAGaaccactatataaaaagacacatatgcttttcttcctcactgtctgacaaaCTTTTCTATTTGCtcaatgccagaataatgagaggaggATTTGTttgtcagaagtttacatacatttcattagtatttagtaccattgcctttaaactgtatgacttgggtcaaacgttttggatatccttgCACAAGCTTCTTACAATacttggcaggaattttggccatTCATCCTTAGAGAACTGGTATAACAGTTTGTAGGccaccttgctcgcacatgccttttcaggtctgcccttACATTTTCAGTAGGATTGAGATCCTGGGCTTTTTGATGGCcgctccaaaacattgactttgttatccagTTTGGTTGTACAccttgggtcattgtccatttggaagacccatttgctcccaagctttaactttgtGGTTGATGTCTTGAATTTAGCTTCAtaatttccacataatgttctttcctcatgatgccatctagtTTTTGAAATGCACCAGTCCTTCTTGcacaaaacaaccccacaacatgatgcttcCACTCCCGTgcttcacagttgggatggtgctTTTAGATTTGCAAGCTTCCCCCCTTTTACTCCAGATGTGACAGTGCTCGTTATGGCCaacacaggacatgtctccaaaaatgaaggttTTTGTTCCTGTgtacatttgcaaactgtaatctggctttttgtttgttttgaagtaTTGGCTTCTTCCTAGAGACTGTCTTTTCAGCCCATCAGTACAGTCCtcttttcactgtggataatgacacactcttaccagcttcagtcATCTTCTTCACATGGTCTTTTGCTCTTGTTCTTGGgctaatatgcacattttggagcAAAGcccgttcatctctgggacacggATCCCGTCTCCTTTCTGAGCGGTAGGATGGGTGGATATACCgctggtgtttatacttgcatattattgttttaacagacaaacgtggcaccttcaggcatctggaaattgcacccaaggatgaaccagactagtgcaagtccacaattctcttcctgatatctttcccatgatgttacggCACAAAGAAGTGTGTCAGGCGTGCCTTCAAATTTATCCACCGGTGTCTCTCTAATTAACTCTGATGTTGTCAGTAAAACTATCAGAGgcttccaaagacatggcatcatcatctggggttaaaaaaatgttttaatgcatcgtaatcttactgtatgtaaacatctgatttatctcattattctggcattcagcaaatagaaatatttttgtttaatctgatttcatgtcaaacaatgagaaaaaaggtgcacgtgtctttttatgtaatgtatgtaaacttctagtTTCAActatatctatttccatggagacaagcatttgaCACCACAGGGCCAACTTGGATCAACTGTGTGCTGGAGAGTTAGTAGAATGTGCAGTTTTTTTAATATCtgtaatgaataaaacaatCTCATCTTCTTTTCCAGCAGAGGCCATGTACAGGTCCCAGGTTGGAATGTCTCCCGGAGATGAAGGCAGCACCCCACCTTGTCTGCCATGTGAAAGTGGGTTGAAAATTAACAAATAAGTACatctttatatttaaaacaaaaacgttAATCACATAAAACTAGTTTTTCACTTCTGCTTTCTGCAGGTAATATCCTCTCAATAAACACAACTGGACAGGTAAATGGCTGCATGTCTCAGGtaaagtttaaaacattatttttcagcacattttaggaaatgtatttttataatttatgtcTCAGGTTGATTGATTTGTTTAATATCCAGTTTGTgccaagaaaaaaaagtaaagtatttacATACTGCATATATTACAAACAACAGAAAAGCACATttctcgaaaaggagtgggaaaaGGAAAAACGTATATTAACTCACCGTAGTCATTACAAAATTTTGGTTTCTTTTGATATGTACATTGATCAAGAGActttataaatatttgtttatggCAAAATATATTACATATCCACATCGATAGATGTCATATCAGGTAATTACACCACTTACCAGTGTTACATactaaatatgttaaatataaatctaacccatttctttctttttcatattgtattgtatttagttttattattatttttttgacttCAGTCACCCAGTGTGGTCACTCACCCTTATACCATGAAGGCAAAAGCTCTTTATAATTTCTTTTGAAGCTGTGAATGTTTGGGCACTGCTTCAGGTTTTCTCTCAACCCATTCCACAGGTTAAAGGACCATTTTGGCCAGAGGAAGAAAAACAGAAGCTTGGACTTCCACAGGTCAGCCTGCATGGGACATTTTTAACTGCAAATGTTTAGttaaagtcaagttattttttgtattattcatgCTTGTCATTCAGACCTGTTCAGTCTCAGATTTGTCCCCATTTAGTGATACTTGATGTTAGTGATTAAAGGTAGCACTTTAATTGTAATAccgtctctgtttctctgtgtccaGCCTGAAGAAGTTAAAGATCCTCCTCCAGAGTCTCTTGAGTGGTCGGACAACAAGAACTCCATTTCCCAGAATCCTGAGTTACAAGACCCTGGTTTCACAGCAACCTTCATCACAGCCACAGGTGAACCCtgcttttcttctattaagtGTAAAATGAGAGTACATCATGAATAggctcaaaatgcactgtaaagcagcTTGTATGTGAGGACAACTtatgttaaagtgaaagtgttttaaaatgcttACCAGGGGTTAGGATTTTCATTGAAAACTACACACATTATTGTGATTGAAGAGGATCATCATTTCCATATCTCTCATTAAGCTCATACACCTTCATGGGACCATTTCCATCATTTAAATCTGTTGGGATCATGCCATTAGTCAACCTAGCTCTTGCCAGATTGATATGTCTAGCCCTCTGTATTGAGTTTTACACATCATGTGACACAACAGCACTTACTGAAAGCGATTGGAGCCAATGATTGGAACATTCGGGCAAAtacctgtctgtgtaatctctcagttatccaggtatgttccatagtaaaagaaaaactaaattctATTAACTAAACACAAcgttttttgagtgaagacatttgctgctcatccaacccgctttttcagttctggtcagattgctaatggacactgctttataccTGTCTGAAGGAATCTGTGGATTCAGTTCTGTTTTCTTTACATTTAGGCcggccttgttcacatacaccatgCATCATTCATTGTTAATTGCTGAAATTGGCCGTATgattataattcaaatatgattttgattttatttattaagaaaacctTTGTAATGTTTGGGTGATGTTCATATCTCATGTAGTAGATCCTTGCTCCTGGACCCTGAGCCATGCTCAGGGCATGGAAACCCAACTCAGAGCAGGTCTGTTTGGTGCAACTCTCTCCAGCCAAAGCGGCCCCAAGCAAACTGTACCAGTGGAAACAAGGCtatataaggccgtgtccaccggcaatctgaccagaactgaagttaagcacaaaacgtcttcacttaaaaaatgtttttgcccagttgatagaatttagtttttcttctactattcaaacaaatacttcatGCTGGTCAGTCAAAAGCGAGAAATCATTTTTcccatccacaaatgcacaaagcgcttCTCCCTGCTTTTCAAACACAAAAGTAGCCCATATTTCTACAATAATAGAACATCTATGTGGTTTTGCCCAATCCACAATGCTGCCCTGTGTTTGGTCAGTCTATGCACCACTGGTCGTTTGGGCCCTGTCACTAGTGATCATTTCAgcataaaaacaaagtaaatatggcatttaacttgaaatccactccctcctcttcatcaggcTGTCCCACAAAGCGGCCCTGTCGGCGTGGACGTCCCCCCTCTAAGCCTGAGCCTTCAGACGTGGGCATGGCCGCTGGCCTGAGCCCTCTGGAGCAGCAGAGGAACATGGCTCTGCTGGAGTGGGAGGgccgcatgaggagcctgtcccAGGAGCATGAGCTTTTGGCAGAGAAGCGACGAGCCACCCGACAGAAGGAGCGTGCCTACAGACTCAAGAAGAGGTACTACAGAGCCAAGCTGAGGAGGCTGGGAGAGGAGGTGCCCTCCTCCTCCGACAGTGAGGGGGATGAGGAGCAGAGGCTGGGCATCACCACGGCACATAGGGGTCTTTTATAGGAGAaagacaattttaaaatgtaaataattttttttttttttttatatttgcacaaatgttcatccatccattttcatctGCTTTATCTGGAACCGGGTCATGGAGGCTGTAGtctcagcagggactcccagattttACACACAATTCATCCAGCTCTTCTGAGGGAAATGTCATTAACGGAAAAACATTCCTCCACAACATTTTCAAATAGGTCATGTCAGTTCAGTATTTGTTTGTTCAATATATGGTGTAACCATACAATCAACAATTAAACTATGAAGCAGGATCTCCTTCTGTAAAGCTTAAAACAACTGATCAAACATCTCCTGAAAGAAAGATCGTTTTATGTGGACTCACAAGCCATTGTTTGgcctaaaagaaaaaataggAGGTTGTTTAGTACCAGAAAGTATCAGATTAATCTGGAAAAACTTGTTTACAAAGCAGTTTACTCAACGCTCACTTTTGCACACAAAATCATGTAATTATTAAAACCAACAAGAAGCACCATTCGTGGTGAATATGGTATAGGAAAAGTATTCTCTGTTGTCTTTTCTGCATAAAtcacatttggaaaaaaataccaTCTTAACTCTTGTGCCTTGTTAAGGGAAATTTGTGTATGTGAATGTATATTTATTGTGGTAACTTTGGCTGTGGTTGTTCAATTGCCATGAAAGAAGTTTTGTAGACAGCATTCTGTGTCTATTCACATCAGCAGTGGTATATCAGTCTAAAACAGCATATTTGTAAACAAGGCAATACAAACAATTATTTTGGGTTCCttgagaaagacagaaaaaataaaaaaaatcctgagG harbors:
- the LOC117373300 gene encoding uncharacterized protein LOC117373300 isoform X1, with translation MPGKCKFQNAWLEKDIYRDWLMRDVHDIHSARCRACCKFIKLQTMGEAALTSHAGGAGHKAAVCKLMEAEAMYRSQVGMSPGDEGSTPPCLPCESNILSINTTGQVNGCMSQVKGPFWPEEEKQKLGLPQPEEVKDPPPESLEWSDNKNSISQNPELQDPGFTATFITATGCPTKRPCRRGRPPSKPEPSDVGMAAGLSPLEQQRNMALLEWEGRMRSLSQEHELLAEKRRATRQKERAYRLKKRYYRAKLRRLGEEVPSSSDSEGDEEQRLGITTAHRGLL
- the LOC117373300 gene encoding uncharacterized protein LOC117373300 isoform X3, whose amino-acid sequence is MPGKCKFQNAWLEKDIYRDWLMRDVHDIHSARCRACCKFIKLQTMGEAALTSHAGGAGHKAAVCKLMEAEAMYRSQVGMSPGDEGSTPPCLPCESNILSINTTGQVKGPFWPEEEKQKLGLPQPEEVKDPPPESLEWSDNKNSISQNPELQDPGFTATFITATGCPTKRPCRRGRPPSKPEPSDVGMAAGLSPLEQQRNMALLEWEGRMRSLSQEHELLAEKRRATRQKERAYRLKKRYYRAKLRRLGEEVPSSSDSEGDEEQRLGITTAHRGLL
- the LOC117373300 gene encoding uncharacterized protein LOC117373300 isoform X2, producing the protein MPGKCKFQNAWLEKDIYRDWLMRDVHDIHSARCRACCKFIKLQTMGEAALTSHAGGAGHKAAVCKLMEEAMYRSQVGMSPGDEGSTPPCLPCESNILSINTTGQVNGCMSQVKGPFWPEEEKQKLGLPQPEEVKDPPPESLEWSDNKNSISQNPELQDPGFTATFITATGCPTKRPCRRGRPPSKPEPSDVGMAAGLSPLEQQRNMALLEWEGRMRSLSQEHELLAEKRRATRQKERAYRLKKRYYRAKLRRLGEEVPSSSDSEGDEEQRLGITTAHRGLL